One stretch of Tepiditoga spiralis DNA includes these proteins:
- a CDS encoding ATP-binding protein — protein sequence MKKLPIGVQDYKKIKEGNYTYIDKTKYILDLISSEAPIFLSRPRRFGKSLTISTLYYLFKGEKDLFKETYIYDKWEFKEYPVIRINLLDVATDNVERMKESLTKIIKLEGKRNGIEITETDYKFAFNELIIKLSKKERVVILVDEYEKPILDNINNKEKAEKYREILRDFYVSIKSKDEYIKFVFMTGITKFTKTGVFSALNNLNDISLDKAYAQMLGYTQEELESNFKEHIKETALEMKMEEKELLKNLKMYYNGFSFDGKNSVYNPFSILQFFKKREFENYWFESGSPSFLYEYIKGKKIRYEDLVKYPVSKLDFSTREIEEANASIFFTQAGYLTFKGKEQYGMEYEYLLDYPNIEVKNSFSKMILEANYELERGKIKEINKTIWKAIKEKDIEEIIKEIKRIISAIPYNLHKKEESYYHSLIYTIIASAGLNVTAEELTNLGRSDIVIEEDTIYIMEIKIDKSAEKALNQIKEMKYYEKYKEKEIYIIGININSEKRNIDEYKIEKI from the coding sequence ATGAAAAAACTACCAATAGGAGTACAAGACTATAAAAAAATAAAAGAAGGAAATTATACATATATAGATAAAACGAAGTATATATTAGATTTAATAAGTTCAGAAGCACCTATTTTTTTATCTCGCCCAAGAAGATTTGGAAAGAGTTTAACGATATCAACACTTTACTATCTATTTAAAGGAGAAAAAGACCTATTTAAAGAAACATACATATACGACAAATGGGAGTTCAAAGAATATCCAGTAATAAGGATAAACCTTTTAGATGTAGCAACAGATAATGTGGAAAGAATGAAAGAAAGTTTAACAAAGATAATAAAATTAGAAGGAAAGCGAAATGGAATAGAAATAACAGAAACAGACTACAAGTTTGCATTCAATGAACTGATAATAAAACTATCAAAAAAAGAAAGAGTAGTAATATTAGTAGATGAATATGAAAAACCAATATTAGACAATATAAACAACAAAGAAAAAGCAGAAAAGTATAGAGAAATATTGAGAGACTTTTATGTGAGTATAAAATCAAAAGACGAATACATAAAGTTTGTATTCATGACAGGAATAACAAAGTTCACAAAAACAGGAGTATTTTCAGCATTGAACAACTTAAACGATATATCATTGGATAAAGCATATGCACAGATGTTGGGATACACACAAGAAGAGTTGGAAAGTAACTTTAAAGAGCACATAAAAGAAACAGCACTTGAAATGAAGATGGAAGAAAAAGAGTTATTAAAAAACTTAAAGATGTACTACAATGGATTTTCATTTGATGGAAAAAATTCTGTATACAATCCATTTTCAATACTACAATTTTTTAAAAAAAGAGAATTTGAAAACTATTGGTTTGAAAGTGGATCACCATCATTTTTGTACGAATACATAAAAGGGAAGAAGATAAGATACGAAGACTTAGTAAAGTATCCAGTGAGCAAACTCGATTTTTCAACCCGAGAAATAGAAGAAGCAAATGCAAGCATATTCTTTACACAAGCAGGATACTTAACTTTTAAAGGAAAAGAACAATATGGAATGGAATATGAATACCTATTAGACTATCCAAATATAGAAGTAAAGAACAGCTTTTCAAAGATGATATTAGAAGCAAACTATGAACTTGAAAGGGGAAAAATAAAAGAAATAAACAAAACGATATGGAAAGCAATAAAAGAAAAAGACATAGAAGAAATAATAAAAGAAATAAAAAGAATAATAAGTGCAATCCCATACAACTTGCACAAAAAAGAAGAAAGCTACTATCATTCATTGATATACACAATAATAGCATCAGCAGGACTGAACGTAACAGCAGAAGAATTAACGAACTTAGGAAGAAGCGATATAGTAATAGAGGAAGACACTATATACATAATGGAAATAAAGATAGACAAAAGTGCAGAAAAAGCTTTAAATCAAATAAAAGAAATGAAGTACTATGAAAAGTACAAAGAAAAAGAAATTTATATAATAGGAATAAACATAAACTCAGAAAAAAGGAACATAGACGAATACAAAATAGAAAAGATATAA
- a CDS encoding glycoside hydrolase: protein MKKTILFFFLLISAFVFSKVYILQNSHLKFSINTNNMEITAEKNGNYEIISSGKTNFIPQKLLVSKNKLSFETKNEKIIFELKDSYLSVLIEANKVETYEFLKLNGNAYTLPMQEGKYIPAYDSDWIKFLDGNIEKGSEFLSMQFLASNYKNFSSLFIIENIFNNNIKFYNENKKLKISVSHDFTSLNIKDKLQYRIYILENSSEKIAKTYKKYILEKNKFISLNKKIENNKNIKKMFGAPHIYLWSDEILIPQNIKNWKLFKQKVKDDLNSKDYNLTKHLLNIFKKNKIEDSKEALNNFNLLLKEKWIYTYLKNTICTSINKALYLRDFYNDKLSKYMNEEVKNINSMSLTQIYKINKEILYNAYKEYLYPIKNWGNGASDYILNELWNSGIKKAWFGLSDWKTGIMNSEFIKNAVDKGYVIGTYDSYHSIHEPGKELWNTAKFEDKTLYYKATIQNKEGKYLTGFLKKGRKLNPTLALNAVKNRVDKILNTGVKFNSWFLDCDGAGEFFEDYAHNTSEKMDMDARLKRIDLLSKKGLIVGTEKGNDYSSKNIIFSHGMESFVMDWSDKDLRKNQKSKYYLGKYWAAIGTPFRYSKEVPLKPIHKKIYYNQKYNLPLFQLVYHDSVISSYHWEMGSLKAPEEDINNMLREMLYCIPPLYHLDRVLWKKYKNTIINHINVWSKLHKKLANVEMTNFKILSNDKLVQMTEFKDKTKIIANFSLKNYIYKDTKIPPKSVLLCIENNKVLYSPKLYF from the coding sequence ATGAAAAAAACTATTTTATTCTTCTTTTTACTCATTTCTGCTTTCGTGTTTTCAAAGGTTTATATTTTACAAAATTCTCATTTAAAGTTTAGTATAAACACTAATAATATGGAAATAACAGCAGAAAAAAATGGTAATTATGAAATTATTTCATCAGGTAAAACAAATTTTATTCCACAAAAATTACTTGTTTCAAAGAATAAGCTTTCTTTTGAAACAAAAAATGAAAAAATTATTTTTGAACTAAAAGATTCTTATTTATCTGTTTTAATAGAAGCAAATAAAGTAGAAACTTATGAATTTTTAAAACTAAATGGAAATGCTTACACACTCCCAATGCAAGAAGGTAAGTATATACCAGCTTATGATTCTGATTGGATTAAATTCCTTGATGGAAATATAGAAAAGGGATCTGAATTTTTATCAATGCAATTTCTTGCATCAAATTATAAAAATTTTTCTTCATTATTTATAATAGAAAATATATTTAATAACAATATAAAGTTTTATAATGAAAATAAAAAATTAAAAATAAGCGTATCTCATGATTTCACTTCATTAAATATAAAAGATAAATTACAGTATAGAATATATATATTAGAGAATTCTTCAGAAAAAATAGCTAAAACATACAAAAAGTATATTTTAGAAAAAAATAAATTTATTTCTCTTAATAAAAAAATTGAAAATAATAAAAATATAAAAAAAATGTTTGGAGCTCCACACATATACTTATGGTCAGATGAAATCTTAATTCCACAAAATATAAAAAATTGGAAATTATTTAAACAAAAAGTAAAAGATGATTTAAACTCAAAAGATTATAATCTAACTAAACATTTATTGAATATTTTTAAAAAAAATAAAATTGAAGATTCTAAAGAAGCCTTAAACAATTTTAATTTACTTTTAAAAGAAAAATGGATATATACTTATTTAAAAAATACAATTTGTACAAGTATAAATAAAGCTCTTTATTTAAGAGATTTTTATAATGATAAATTATCTAAATATATGAATGAAGAAGTTAAAAATATAAATTCTATGTCTTTAACTCAAATATATAAAATAAATAAAGAGATTTTATACAATGCTTATAAAGAATATCTTTATCCAATAAAAAATTGGGGAAATGGTGCATCAGATTATATTTTAAATGAACTTTGGAATTCTGGTATAAAAAAAGCATGGTTTGGTTTAAGCGATTGGAAAACTGGAATAATGAATTCTGAATTTATTAAAAATGCTGTTGATAAAGGATATGTAATTGGAACTTATGATTCATATCATTCAATTCATGAACCAGGGAAAGAACTATGGAATACGGCAAAATTTGAAGACAAAACCCTTTATTATAAGGCTACTATACAAAATAAAGAAGGAAAATATTTAACTGGATTTTTAAAAAAAGGTAGAAAATTAAATCCAACACTTGCATTAAATGCAGTAAAAAATAGGGTTGACAAAATTTTAAATACTGGAGTCAAATTTAATTCTTGGTTTCTTGATTGTGATGGAGCTGGTGAATTTTTTGAAGATTATGCTCATAACACATCCGAAAAAATGGATATGGATGCAAGACTTAAAAGAATTGACCTCCTTTCAAAAAAAGGTTTAATAGTTGGAACAGAAAAAGGTAATGATTATTCTTCAAAAAATATTATTTTTTCTCATGGAATGGAATCTTTTGTAATGGATTGGTCAGATAAAGATTTAAGAAAAAATCAAAAATCAAAATATTATCTTGGCAAATATTGGGCAGCAATTGGTACACCTTTTAGATATTCAAAAGAAGTTCCATTAAAACCTATTCATAAAAAAATATACTATAATCAAAAATACAATTTACCTTTATTTCAATTAGTTTATCATGATTCAGTGATTTCTTCATATCACTGGGAAATGGGAAGCTTAAAAGCACCAGAAGAAGATATTAATAACATGCTTCGTGAAATGCTTTATTGTATTCCTCCACTTTATCATTTAGATAGAGTTTTGTGGAAAAAATACAAAAATACTATTATCAATCATATAAATGTGTGGTCAAAATTACATAAAAAATTAGCAAATGTTGAAATGACTAACTTTAAAATTTTGAGTAATGATAAATTAGTTCAAATGACTGAATTTAAAGATAAAACAAAAATTATTGCAAATTTTTCATTAAAAAATTATATATATAAAGATACAAAAATTCCTCCAAAATCAGTTTTATTATGTATTGAAAATAATAAAGTTTTATATTCACCAAAATTATATTTTTAA
- a CDS encoding response regulator transcription factor, with protein sequence MKVLIVEDEEKIRWIIKDYLIEENFEISEANDGEQALDLFYKNKYNLIILDWMLPKIEGIDVCKEIRKSSNVPIIMLTAKNLDNDQIKGFKNGADEYITKPFNPNLLVLRVKNLIKRCYGEELIKIKNLMIDFNSKKIFKDKVEIKLAPKEFLLLWYFYKNKNITLSREKILNDVWGFDYFGDERTVDYHVKELRKKLGKELIKTRRNFGYIFEVSK encoded by the coding sequence ATGAAAGTATTAATAGTAGAAGATGAAGAAAAAATAAGATGGATAATAAAAGATTATCTCATAGAAGAAAACTTTGAGATAAGTGAAGCTAATGATGGTGAACAAGCACTCGATTTATTTTATAAAAATAAATATAATTTAATAATATTAGATTGGATGCTGCCAAAAATAGAGGGAATTGATGTGTGTAAAGAAATACGAAAAAGTTCTAATGTACCAATAATAATGTTGACTGCTAAAAATTTAGACAATGATCAAATTAAAGGCTTTAAAAATGGTGCAGATGAATACATAACCAAACCATTCAATCCTAATTTATTAGTTTTAAGAGTTAAAAATTTGATTAAAAGATGCTATGGAGAAGAATTAATAAAAATCAAAAATTTAATGATAGATTTTAATTCAAAAAAAATATTCAAAGATAAAGTTGAAATAAAATTAGCTCCAAAAGAATTTTTGCTTTTATGGTATTTTTATAAAAATAAAAATATAACTCTTTCAAGAGAAAAAATTTTAAATGATGTTTGGGGTTTTGATTATTTTGGAGATGAAAGAACTGTTGATTATCATGTAAAAGAATTAAGAAAAAAATTGGGAAAAGAGTTAATTAAAACAAGAAGAAATTTCGGATATATATTTGAGGTATCTAAATGA
- a CDS encoding sensor histidine kinase, which translates to MKLKTKNFLLINFLLIFIFFSIYFFINIFLEKYYIYEKTKKSINILNELIKDEKKSEILSDSETTINIFEYVDNEDLFNDRLRLGFHDKKLFLVKIWVIQKNIDKIKNGETYIQYYKQPKLKTTTIITIKLYKNKVISVAVSLASMKDTISLFNKFYLFALIITLILSSIGINIYTNNLVNKIQKIKNAAKKISNLNFSEKIKLNTNDELQELSESINSLSKKLEVSINKLKKQINYHEVLNEKQQNFISNAGHELKTPVTIIEGYAHAIKDNIKNDKKRTFYSEIIVEESEKLKDIINTFLDFSSINNDEIIFYHFNIYEVILNVIKKYSLDLEEKNIQINLLIDKGTVVYGNPKKLEQVFDNLLSNALSFTNNVITISTKKQNNKIMFFIFNDGEQIPVEKINDIWTPFYKIKTLKNRKYGGTGLGLSIVAEILKKHNSNFGVNNLNNGVEFYFSLYT; encoded by the coding sequence ATGAAATTAAAAACAAAAAATTTTCTTTTAATAAATTTTTTATTAATTTTTATATTTTTTTCAATATATTTTTTTATAAATATTTTTTTGGAAAAATACTATATATACGAAAAAACTAAAAAATCTATAAATATATTAAATGAATTAATTAAAGATGAAAAAAAAAGTGAAATTCTTTCAGATTCAGAAACAACAATAAACATTTTTGAATATGTTGACAATGAAGATCTATTCAATGATCGTCTAAGGCTTGGTTTTCATGATAAGAAATTGTTTTTAGTAAAAATCTGGGTAATACAAAAAAATATAGATAAAATAAAAAATGGAGAAACTTACATACAGTATTATAAGCAGCCAAAATTAAAAACAACTACCATTATTACAATAAAACTGTATAAAAACAAAGTAATAAGTGTAGCAGTTTCTTTAGCTTCTATGAAAGATACAATAAGTTTATTTAATAAATTTTATTTATTTGCTTTAATAATAACTTTAATACTTTCAAGTATTGGAATAAATATTTATACAAATAACCTTGTAAACAAAATACAAAAAATAAAAAATGCTGCAAAAAAAATTTCTAATTTGAATTTTTCAGAAAAAATAAAATTAAATACAAATGATGAATTACAAGAATTGAGTGAAAGTATAAATTCACTCTCAAAAAAACTTGAAGTTTCTATAAATAAATTAAAAAAACAAATAAATTATCATGAAGTATTGAATGAAAAACAACAAAATTTTATATCAAATGCAGGTCATGAATTAAAAACACCAGTCACAATAATTGAAGGATATGCTCATGCTATAAAAGATAACATAAAAAATGATAAAAAACGAACTTTTTATTCTGAAATAATAGTAGAAGAAAGCGAAAAATTAAAAGATATAATTAATACTTTTCTTGATTTTTCATCAATAAATAATGATGAAATAATTTTTTACCATTTTAATATTTATGAAGTAATATTAAATGTAATAAAAAAATACAGTTTAGATTTAGAAGAAAAAAATATACAAATAAATTTATTAATAGATAAAGGCACTGTAGTTTATGGAAATCCTAAAAAACTGGAACAAGTATTTGATAATTTACTTTCAAATGCATTAAGTTTTACCAATAATGTTATTACAATAAGTACTAAAAAACAAAATAATAAGATAATGTTTTTTATTTTCAATGATGGTGAACAAATTCCAGTAGAAAAAATAAATGATATATGGACTCCTTTTTATAAAATTAAAACTTTAAAAAATAGAAAATATGGCGGAACAGGACTTGGTCTTTCAATAGTAGCCGAAATATTAAAAAAACACAATTCTAATTTTGGGGTCAATAATTTAAACAATGGAGTAGAATTTTATTTTAGTCTTT
- a CDS encoding S9 family peptidase translates to MEKLTLDEFTKFKYISTLKFSPDGEKICFVQHEADMKKNGYNSYLWIYNNERLYKLTSFGKEKNYLWLDDENILFPSMREENNDKDKKRTIFYKINVNGGEAIKDFEVEEKITGIKRINDDKFLITVIMEEESEKDYKVFDEIPFWINGQGFSNKKRNTLCIYDKKTSKIEKITERYENVGGYDILNEKIVFVSNTYENKMEKYNEIKLYDIKNKKIETIISVSNKLNFSKPFLIDDETIIVPASDMKLYGINENKKFYKINIKTKDIKCITPNFDASLWNSVGTDSRFGGNEMMIKKNEHIYFVSTQEYYSKLFKINKEGKIEKVIDEEGTVDGYDIFDEKVVFTGLKGLKLQELYLNGKQITSFNTWVLEKSLSIPEKIEIESNGDKIVGWIMKPIDFDENKKYSAILDIHGGPKTVYSDIYYHEMQYWTNRDYVVFYCNPHGSDGRGNEFADIRGKYGTIDFEDIMNFTKYVVEKYTFIDKEKIGVTGGSYGGFMTNWIIGNTDFFKAAASQRSISNWISMGMTTDIGYYFAEDQMDTNPWNGFEKMWNQSPLKFADKAKTPTLFIHSDEDYRCYMPEAIQMFTALKYHGVESKFVLFHGENHELSRGGKPEHRIRRLKEITEWMDKYLKK, encoded by the coding sequence ATGGAAAAATTAACTTTAGATGAATTTACTAAGTTTAAGTATATATCGACTTTAAAATTTTCTCCAGATGGAGAAAAAATATGTTTTGTTCAACATGAAGCAGATATGAAAAAAAATGGATACAATTCATATTTATGGATTTATAATAATGAAAGATTGTATAAATTAACATCTTTTGGAAAAGAAAAGAACTATTTATGGTTGGATGATGAAAATATACTCTTTCCATCTATGCGCGAAGAAAATAATGATAAAGATAAAAAAAGAACTATTTTTTATAAGATAAATGTAAATGGTGGAGAAGCAATTAAAGACTTTGAAGTGGAAGAAAAAATAACCGGAATAAAAAGAATTAATGATGATAAGTTTTTAATTACTGTAATAATGGAAGAAGAAAGTGAAAAAGATTATAAAGTTTTTGATGAAATACCGTTTTGGATTAATGGACAAGGTTTTTCTAATAAAAAAAGAAATACTTTGTGTATTTATGATAAAAAAACTTCTAAAATAGAAAAAATAACAGAAAGATATGAAAATGTAGGTGGATATGATATTTTAAATGAAAAAATAGTTTTTGTATCTAATACTTATGAAAATAAAATGGAAAAGTATAATGAAATAAAGTTGTATGATATAAAAAATAAAAAAATAGAAACTATAATTTCAGTATCAAATAAATTAAATTTTTCAAAACCATTTTTGATTGATGATGAAACAATAATAGTTCCTGCTTCAGATATGAAACTATATGGAATAAATGAAAATAAAAAGTTTTATAAAATAAATATAAAAACTAAAGATATAAAGTGCATAACTCCAAATTTTGATGCATCTCTTTGGAACTCTGTTGGAACAGATAGTAGATTTGGTGGAAATGAAATGATGATAAAAAAGAATGAACATATTTATTTTGTTTCTACACAAGAGTATTATTCTAAACTCTTTAAGATAAATAAAGAAGGAAAAATAGAAAAAGTAATAGATGAAGAAGGTACAGTTGATGGATATGATATCTTTGATGAAAAAGTTGTATTTACAGGATTAAAAGGATTAAAACTTCAAGAATTGTATTTAAATGGAAAACAAATAACTTCTTTTAATACATGGGTTTTAGAAAAATCTCTTTCTATTCCTGAAAAAATTGAAATAGAGAGTAATGGAGATAAAATAGTTGGATGGATTATGAAACCTATTGATTTTGATGAAAATAAAAAATATTCAGCAATACTGGATATTCATGGTGGTCCAAAAACAGTTTATTCTGATATTTATTATCATGAAATGCAATATTGGACTAATAGAGATTATGTTGTATTTTATTGTAATCCACATGGAAGCGATGGACGAGGAAATGAATTTGCAGATATAAGAGGAAAATATGGAACTATAGACTTTGAAGATATAATGAACTTTACAAAATATGTTGTAGAAAAATATACTTTTATAGATAAAGAAAAAATTGGAGTAACTGGTGGATCTTATGGTGGGTTCATGACAAATTGGATAATAGGTAATACTGATTTTTTTAAAGCTGCAGCTTCACAAAGAAGTATTTCAAATTGGATATCAATGGGAATGACTACAGATATAGGATATTATTTTGCAGAAGATCAAATGGATACAAATCCATGGAATGGTTTTGAAAAAATGTGGAATCAATCACCATTAAAGTTTGCAGATAAAGCAAAAACACCAACTTTATTCATACATTCTGATGAAGATTATAGATGTTATATGCCTGAAGCAATACAAATGTTTACAGCATTAAAGTATCATGGTGTGGAATCAAAATTCGTTTTATTCCATGGAGAAAATCATGAATTGAGTAGAGGTGGAAAACCAGAACATAGAATAAGAAGACTAAAAGAAATAACTGAATGGATGGACAAATATTTAAAAAAATAA